Proteins found in one Mangifera indica cultivar Alphonso chromosome 15, CATAS_Mindica_2.1, whole genome shotgun sequence genomic segment:
- the LOC123197941 gene encoding beta-glucuronosyltransferase GlcAT14B-like yields MKKLKTYYMQIRHHNAHQTTVERKWIFPLAIGSILSLFLLFLTTLTSPDGTPLLPFYRSFSFSGSSIFVESKLQPIPVVTLPPSPRFAYMISGSVGDGNMTKRTLLALYHPNNVYVLHLDREASDAERLDLKKFVDEHPLFVQFRNVKVIGKANLVTYRGPTMVATTLHGAAILLREGGEWDWFINLSASDYPLVTQDDLLHTFSYLPRDLNFIDHTSNIGWKEFQRARPVIIDPGLYMTKKADVFWVTQKRSVPSAFKLFTGSAWMALSRPFIDYCIWGWDNLPRTVLMYYSNFLSSPEGYFHTVICNAQEFRNTTVNSDLHFISWDNPPKQHPHYLQDADMRRMVDSNAPFARKFPRDNPVLDKIDAELLSRGPGMATPGGWCIGTGENGTDPCSLIGNTTSLRPGPGAKRLETLISSLLSSEKFRPRQCK; encoded by the exons ATGAAGAAACTGAAGACTTATTATATGCAAATACGACATCACAATGCCCACCAAACAACAGTCGAAAGAAAATGGATTTTCCCTCTTGCAATCGGCTCAATACTCTCTCTGTTCCTCCTCTTTCTCACCACTTTAACTTCACCAGACGGCACTCCGCTTTTGCCGTTTTATCGTTCATTTTCGTTTTCTGGGTCTTCAATTTTTGTTGAATCCAAACTTCAGCCTATTCCTGTTGTTACACTGCCTCCGTCTCCACGTTTTGCTTACATGATCTCCGGATCTGTGGGGGACGGTAACATGACGAAGCGTACCCTTTTGGCGCTGTATCATCCAAATAATGTTTATGTTCTTCATTTGGATAGGGAGGCGTCTGATGCCGAGCGTTTAGATCTGAAGAAATTTGTCGATGAGCACCCTTTGTTTGTGCAGTTTCGGAATGTTAAGGTGATTGGTAAGGCCAATCTTGTGACTTATAGAGGGCCTACAATGGTGGCCACTACGTTACATGGGGCTGCAATTTTGTTGAGGGAAGGTGGAGAGTGGGATTGGTTTATTAATCTCAGTGCATCTGATTATCCACTTGTGACTCAGGATG ATCTGTTGCATACGTTTTCGTATTTGCCGAGGGATCTGAATTTCATTGATCATACTAGCAATATTGGGTGGAAAGA GTTCCAGAGGGCGAGACCGGTAATAATAGATCCAGGGTTGTACATGACAAAGAAAGCTGATGTATTTTGGGTTACACAGAAGAGGAGTGTACCATCTGCATTTAAACTCTTTACAG GATCTGCTTGGATGGCACTTTCCCGGCCTTTTATTGACTACTGCATCTGGGGATGGGACAACCTACCACGGACTGTCCTCATGTACTATTCAAATTTCTTGTCTTCCCCAGAAGGTTACTTCCACACCGTCATCTGTAATGCTCAAGAGTTCCGTAACACCACTGTCAATAGTGACCTCCATTTCATTTCATGGGACAATCCTCCTAAGCAGCATCCACACTACCTTCAAGATGCTGACATGAGAAGGATGGTTGACAGCAATGCCCCATTTGCAAGAAAGTTCCCCCGTGACAATCCTGTGCTTGACAAAATTGATGCGGAGCTCTTGTCCCGAGGTCCAGGAATGGCTACTCCTGGTGGTTGGTGCATAGGAACAGGGGAAAATGGGACAGATCCATGTTCTCTTATTGGTAATACCACTAGCCTCAGGCCTGGCCCTGGAGCCAAAAGGCTTGAAACTTTGATAAGCTCCCTGTTATCAAGTGAGAAATTCCGGCCAAGACAGTGCAAGTAA